The following proteins are co-located in the Sporosarcina pasteurii genome:
- a CDS encoding DegV family protein, which translates to MKIFADSASDLPKSFFDEQQVDLISLHVIIDEDEYRDIIEINSKEVYDAIRSGKQPKTSQASPEFFMEEWTKLAKSGEEGIYIAFSSELSGTYNTAVMIRDQVKEVYPDLNLVIIDSKCASLGYGLLVKEAARLRNEGDDLLSVEQKIRFMAQHMEHLFTVEDLDYMAKGGRVSKASAFIGGLLNIKPLLHVEDGKLVPIEKHRGRKKVVRRMLDLMEERGDRLSEQHIGINHADDEAIALELKSAIQERFNPKSIDVQMIGSVIGAHVGPGTFSVYFLNKLQ; encoded by the coding sequence TTGAAAATATTTGCAGACAGTGCATCTGATTTACCTAAATCTTTTTTTGATGAGCAACAAGTAGATTTAATTTCATTGCATGTCATCATTGATGAAGATGAATATAGAGATATCATCGAAATTAATTCAAAAGAAGTTTATGATGCCATACGTAGTGGAAAACAACCTAAAACATCACAAGCATCACCAGAGTTTTTTATGGAAGAATGGACAAAACTAGCAAAATCTGGCGAAGAAGGAATTTATATTGCTTTCTCATCAGAATTATCGGGAACATATAATACAGCCGTCATGATTCGTGACCAAGTGAAAGAAGTATATCCCGATTTGAATTTAGTAATTATCGATTCAAAATGCGCCTCTCTAGGCTATGGGCTCCTCGTAAAAGAAGCTGCTCGATTACGTAATGAAGGCGATGATTTATTGTCAGTCGAACAAAAAATTCGCTTTATGGCCCAACATATGGAACACCTTTTCACCGTTGAAGATTTAGATTATATGGCAAAAGGCGGCCGTGTATCAAAGGCGAGCGCATTTATCGGTGGACTGTTAAATATTAAACCACTTTTACACGTAGAAGACGGTAAACTGGTACCCATCGAAAAACACCGTGGTCGAAAGAAAGTCGTGCGTAGAATGCTAGATTTAATGGAAGAACGCGGCGATCGTTTATCAGAACAACACATCGGCATTAACCACGCGGATGATGAAGCCATCGCTTTAGAATTAAAATCAGCCATTCAAGAAAGGTTTAATCCCAAGAGCATAGACGTTCAAATGATTGGGTCAGTTATTGGTGCTCACGTTGGTCCAGGAACATTTTCTGTTTATTTCCTTAACAAGCTTCAATAA
- the fabF gene encoding beta-ketoacyl-ACP synthase II, protein MNVRRVVVTGVGAVSPVGNTAEESWKSVISGESGIGLLTRLDSEQFPVKVAAEVKNFDIEQYIERKEARKMDRFTHYALAASIMAMEDAGLENLDEELALKTGVWIGSGIGGMETHEQQFEMFQKRGYRRVSPFFVPMMIPDMASGQVSIHFGAKGINSCSVTACASGTNSIGDAFEVIRRGDADVMITGGAEAPITTMAVAGFCANKALSLNPNPSTASRPFDADRDGFIIGEGAGILILEEYDHAVKRGAKIYAEIVGYGSTGDAHHITAPAPEGEGAARAMKQALEQSGAELTQVGYINAHGTSTPYNDEFETKAAKTVFGDHAKNLAISSTKSMTGHLLGAAGGLEAIFTVKALKEGIVPPTINYNTPDPDCDLDYVPNEAREMDIEYAMSNSLGFGGHNASLVFKKI, encoded by the coding sequence ATGAATGTACGACGTGTAGTTGTAACAGGAGTTGGCGCAGTATCACCAGTAGGAAATACTGCAGAAGAATCTTGGAAATCCGTCATTAGCGGAGAGTCTGGGATTGGTTTATTAACAAGGCTTGATAGCGAACAATTCCCAGTGAAAGTTGCTGCAGAAGTTAAAAACTTTGATATTGAACAATATATTGAAAGAAAAGAAGCACGTAAAATGGACCGCTTTACGCATTATGCACTTGCTGCTTCGATTATGGCAATGGAAGATGCAGGTCTAGAAAATTTAGATGAAGAACTTGCTTTAAAAACCGGTGTCTGGATTGGTTCCGGGATTGGCGGCATGGAAACGCATGAACAACAATTTGAGATGTTCCAAAAGAGAGGATATCGCAGAGTAAGTCCATTTTTCGTTCCGATGATGATTCCAGATATGGCATCTGGTCAAGTATCTATCCATTTTGGCGCGAAAGGCATCAACTCTTGTTCGGTAACTGCGTGTGCATCAGGAACAAATTCAATCGGAGACGCATTTGAAGTGATTCGTCGTGGTGATGCGGATGTCATGATAACAGGCGGCGCTGAAGCACCGATTACAACGATGGCTGTCGCAGGTTTTTGTGCGAATAAAGCACTATCATTAAATCCAAATCCATCAACGGCATCACGCCCATTCGATGCAGACCGTGATGGCTTCATTATTGGTGAAGGAGCAGGTATTCTTATCCTAGAAGAGTATGACCATGCTGTGAAGCGAGGCGCGAAAATTTATGCGGAAATCGTAGGGTATGGCTCAACAGGGGATGCGCATCACATTACTGCACCAGCTCCTGAAGGTGAAGGCGCTGCGAGAGCGATGAAACAAGCGCTTGAGCAAAGTGGTGCGGAACTTACTCAAGTAGGGTATATTAACGCACACGGAACGAGTACGCCGTATAACGATGAGTTTGAAACGAAGGCGGCAAAAACGGTATTTGGCGACCATGCTAAAAACTTAGCAATCAGCTCAACAAAATCGATGACTGGACACTTATTAGGTGCAGCAGGTGGACTCGAAGCAATCTTTACTGTAAAAGCACTTAAAGAAGGAATTGTGCCACCGACGATTAACTACAACACACCAGACCCAGATTGCGACCTCGACTATGTACCAAATGAGGCACGCGAAATGGATATTGAATATGCAATGAGTAATTCACTAGGTTTTGGCGGTCATAACGCATCACTAGTATTTAAGAAAATCTAA
- a CDS encoding beta-ketoacyl-ACP synthase III: MNAGLIGVGKFVPPHILTNEDLEKRMDTSDEWIRTMTGIEERHIADDDMDTSHMAYQAAVNAIEDAGITAEEIDLILVATVTPDRPFPSVATMLQEQLGAKNAAAMDLSAACAGFMYGLVTAKQFIETNTYQNVLVVGVEKLSKITDWEDRNTAVLFGDGAGAAIVGAVSEGRGILSFELGADGSGGKHLYQDDKLVMNGREVFKFAVRQMGESAVNVIEKAGLSKEDVDYLIPHQANIRIMEASRERLELPIEKMSKTIQKYGNTSAASIPISLVDDLAEGKIKDDDVLVFVGFGGGLTWGAVCMRWGK; the protein is encoded by the coding sequence ATGAACGCTGGTCTAATAGGCGTCGGTAAATTTGTGCCGCCACATATTTTAACAAATGAAGATTTAGAAAAGCGTATGGATACTTCGGATGAATGGATTCGTACGATGACAGGAATTGAAGAAAGGCATATCGCTGACGATGACATGGATACATCTCATATGGCCTATCAAGCAGCGGTTAATGCGATTGAGGATGCTGGTATTACAGCGGAAGAGATTGATTTAATTCTAGTTGCGACTGTTACGCCAGATCGTCCATTTCCATCCGTTGCGACGATGTTACAAGAACAGCTCGGAGCGAAAAATGCAGCAGCAATGGATCTTTCGGCAGCATGTGCCGGATTTATGTATGGTCTTGTAACAGCAAAACAGTTTATTGAGACAAATACGTATCAAAACGTGCTTGTTGTTGGGGTTGAAAAACTATCGAAAATCACAGACTGGGAAGACCGTAATACTGCCGTCCTATTCGGTGATGGAGCTGGTGCAGCAATTGTTGGTGCAGTCAGTGAGGGCCGCGGAATCTTATCATTCGAACTTGGCGCAGATGGTTCGGGTGGAAAGCATTTATACCAAGATGATAAGCTTGTCATGAATGGCCGTGAGGTATTTAAATTTGCTGTTCGTCAAATGGGAGAATCAGCTGTAAATGTAATTGAAAAAGCGGGACTTTCAAAAGAAGATGTAGATTATTTAATTCCTCATCAGGCAAACATTCGAATTATGGAAGCTTCGCGTGAGAGATTGGAATTACCGATTGAAAAAATGTCGAAAACAATCCAGAAATACGGTAATACTTCAGCAGCATCTATCCCTATTTCTCTTGTCGATGATTTAGCCGAGGGAAAAATAAAAGACGATGATGTCTTAGTTTTCGTCGGGTTTGGCGGAGGCTTAACTTGGGGCGCTGTGTGTATGAGATGGGGAAAATAA
- a CDS encoding YjzD family protein, producing MRFIMAFVWSFVLVALLNYVVGAIANVPFDFQAGVMISLVMAVLVILLGEAIPNQEVSDN from the coding sequence TTGAGATTTATTATGGCATTTGTGTGGTCATTTGTATTGGTCGCTTTATTGAACTATGTAGTTGGAGCGATTGCAAACGTTCCATTCGATTTTCAAGCTGGAGTGATGATTTCTCTAGTTATGGCAGTATTGGTTATTCTATTAGGTGAAGCAATTCCAAATCAGGAAGTTTCTGATAACTAA
- a CDS encoding ATP-dependent Clp protease ATP-binding subunit, which produces MQGEQDERTPLEQYGRNLVEDVKNAKLDPVIGRDEEIRNAIRILSRKTKNNPVLIGEPGVGKTAIVEGLAQRIVKGDVPEGLKGKEIFELDMSALIAGAKYRGEFEERLKAVLKQVKDSEGQIIMFIDEIHTIVGAGKLDGAMDAGNMLKPMLARGELYCIGATTLDEYRMYIEKDPALERRFQQVMVREPSVEDTVSILRGLKEMFELHHGVRIHDRAIVAASALSNRYLTERFLPDKAIDLIDEASAMIRTEIDSMPQELDAITRRIMQLEIEEQALTKEKDAASQNRLASLREELQQLKDSSADMREQWEAEKSTLNEIQEKRSELDRLRRELEDAENRYDLNKAAELRHGKIPAVEAELKEVEAPLLDGKESRLLREEVTEEEIAMIVARWTGIPVTKLVEGEREKLLRLKETLEERVIGQEDAVQLVTEAVWRARAGIQDPNKPIGSFLFLGPTGVGKTELAKTLAATLFDSEEHFIRIDMSEYMEKHSVSRLVGAPPGYIGFEEGGQLTEAVRRNPYAVVLLDEIEKAHPDVANILLQALDDGRITDSQGRLVNFTNTVIIMTSNIGSSYLLDGVGDTEEHAVEDLVMFELRKHFKPELLNRMDDIIIFHSLTGDSFKRIAQKMLNELANRLAEQEVTITYGEDVLNSIVERGTDAEFGARPLARFIQRHVETTVAKEIIKGEVGPGDELTLSMMENQLQVEKAK; this is translated from the coding sequence ATGCAAGGGGAACAAGATGAACGAACTCCGTTAGAACAATATGGGCGAAATCTTGTTGAAGATGTAAAAAATGCAAAGCTTGACCCTGTTATCGGTCGAGATGAAGAAATTCGCAATGCGATTCGTATTTTATCTAGAAAAACAAAAAATAATCCAGTGCTAATAGGTGAACCTGGTGTTGGAAAAACAGCGATTGTAGAAGGATTAGCCCAAAGAATTGTAAAAGGGGACGTACCTGAAGGATTAAAGGGTAAAGAAATTTTTGAGTTGGATATGAGTGCGCTGATCGCGGGTGCCAAGTATCGGGGCGAGTTTGAAGAAAGATTAAAGGCTGTCTTGAAACAAGTGAAAGATAGCGAAGGGCAAATTATCATGTTTATCGATGAAATCCATACGATTGTCGGTGCTGGAAAATTGGACGGGGCGATGGATGCGGGTAATATGCTAAAGCCGATGTTGGCACGTGGAGAGCTTTATTGCATCGGTGCAACGACACTTGATGAGTATCGTATGTATATTGAAAAAGACCCAGCGCTTGAACGCCGCTTTCAACAAGTCATGGTCCGTGAACCATCTGTTGAAGACACAGTTTCTATTTTACGGGGACTAAAAGAAATGTTCGAATTGCATCATGGCGTGCGAATTCATGATCGTGCCATTGTAGCGGCTTCCGCCTTATCAAATCGCTATTTAACCGAAAGATTTTTGCCGGATAAAGCCATCGACTTAATCGATGAAGCAAGTGCGATGATCCGGACGGAAATAGACTCGATGCCTCAAGAATTAGACGCGATCACTAGAAGAATCATGCAACTGGAAATTGAAGAGCAGGCGCTCACCAAAGAGAAAGATGCAGCAAGTCAAAACCGTCTAGCATCGCTCCGGGAAGAGTTGCAACAATTAAAAGATTCATCAGCAGATATGCGTGAACAATGGGAAGCGGAAAAGAGTACGTTAAATGAAATTCAAGAAAAACGCAGTGAATTAGACCGCTTGCGTCGCGAATTAGAAGACGCGGAAAATCGTTATGATTTAAATAAAGCAGCTGAACTTCGTCACGGAAAAATTCCGGCGGTTGAAGCTGAACTAAAAGAGGTAGAAGCTCCTTTATTGGACGGCAAAGAATCGCGTTTATTACGTGAAGAAGTGACGGAAGAAGAAATTGCGATGATTGTTGCGAGGTGGACGGGAATTCCAGTGACCAAGCTTGTAGAAGGTGAGAGGGAAAAGTTGTTGCGCCTTAAAGAAACGCTAGAAGAACGGGTCATTGGTCAAGAAGATGCGGTCCAGTTGGTTACTGAAGCTGTTTGGCGTGCTCGTGCGGGAATTCAAGATCCTAACAAGCCCATCGGTTCGTTTTTGTTCCTAGGACCAACAGGCGTTGGAAAAACGGAACTTGCGAAGACGCTTGCTGCTACTTTGTTTGACTCGGAAGAGCATTTTATTCGAATTGATATGTCCGAGTATATGGAAAAACATAGTGTTTCGAGGCTCGTCGGTGCACCTCCTGGATATATTGGTTTTGAAGAAGGCGGTCAGTTGACGGAAGCAGTCAGGAGAAATCCATACGCCGTTGTATTATTAGATGAGATTGAAAAAGCACATCCCGACGTGGCAAATATTCTTTTGCAAGCCTTGGACGATGGTCGGATTACGGATAGTCAAGGCAGACTCGTTAATTTCACGAATACCGTCATCATTATGACGTCTAATATCGGTTCATCTTATTTATTGGATGGGGTAGGGGATACCGAAGAGCATGCAGTTGAAGACCTTGTCATGTTTGAATTAAGAAAGCATTTTAAACCCGAGTTACTCAATAGAATGGATGACATTATCATTTTCCATTCTTTAACAGGTGATTCCTTTAAACGAATTGCTCAAAAAATGCTCAACGAACTTGCGAATAGGTTAGCAGAGCAAGAAGTGACGATTACTTACGGGGAAGACGTGCTAAATTCGATTGTTGAACGAGGGACAGATGCTGAATTCGGTGCCCGCCCATTAGCAAGATTTATCCAGCGACATGTAGAAACCACTGTAGCAAAGGAAATCATTAAAGGAGAAGTAGGACCTGGCGATGAACTTACGCTTTCTATGATGGAGAATCAACTTCAAGTTGAAAAGGCAAAATAA
- a CDS encoding ABC transporter ATP-binding protein: MAKKELLKVEGLKQHFPIKGGMLGRTVNHVKAVDGITFEVYEGETVSIVGESGCGKSTTGRAILRLEDPTEGTVQFDGVDITALSNRQMRQKRKDLQIIFQDPYASINPRQTVSGILTEAMAIQNSVPANKRRERVLELLKIVGLNEQQADRYPHEFSGGQRQRIGIARALAVDPKLIICDEAVSALDVSIQAQVLNLLEELQEKFKLTYLFISHDLGVVRHISDRVIVMYLGKIVEIGERNEIFDHPKHPYTKALLSAIPVPDPTHEKQHIPLKGDVPSPIDPPTGCRFHTRCPFAQDKCKEIEPVLHTHESMEVTHQAACHFVEEIEAGELKARDYSIKPVHA; encoded by the coding sequence ATGGCAAAAAAAGAGTTGCTCAAAGTTGAGGGGCTAAAACAACATTTTCCCATTAAAGGCGGCATGTTAGGCAGAACTGTCAACCATGTAAAAGCAGTTGATGGGATTACATTTGAAGTATATGAAGGTGAAACGGTAAGTATCGTTGGAGAATCGGGTTGTGGGAAATCAACGACGGGTCGTGCGATTCTGCGATTAGAAGATCCTACCGAAGGAACAGTTCAGTTTGATGGTGTTGATATTACAGCATTGTCTAATAGACAAATGAGACAGAAAAGAAAAGATTTACAAATTATTTTCCAAGATCCGTACGCGTCCATTAACCCAAGACAAACGGTTTCTGGTATTTTAACAGAAGCGATGGCCATTCAAAATTCAGTGCCAGCAAATAAGAGACGAGAACGTGTATTGGAATTACTAAAAATTGTTGGGTTGAACGAACAGCAAGCTGATCGTTATCCACATGAATTTTCAGGGGGGCAACGTCAAAGAATCGGAATTGCAAGAGCGCTCGCGGTCGATCCAAAGCTGATTATTTGTGACGAAGCCGTTTCGGCATTGGATGTTTCCATTCAAGCACAAGTGCTAAACTTGTTGGAAGAATTACAAGAGAAATTTAAATTGACTTATTTATTTATTTCTCATGATTTAGGGGTCGTTCGTCATATATCAGATCGCGTAATTGTCATGTATTTAGGTAAAATTGTTGAAATCGGTGAGCGAAACGAAATTTTCGATCATCCTAAACATCCTTATACAAAAGCGTTGTTGTCAGCAATCCCGGTACCAGATCCAACGCATGAAAAGCAACATATTCCGCTAAAAGGAGATGTACCGTCACCAATCGATCCACCGACGGGATGCCGTTTCCATACGCGTTGTCCATTTGCTCAAGATAAATGTAAAGAAATTGAACCAGTGTTACACACGCACGAGTCAATGGAAGTGACACATCAAGCGGCTTGCCACTTTGTAGAGGAAATTGAAGCAGGCGAATTAAAAGCAAGAGATTATTCAATTAAACCTGTGCATGCCTAA
- a CDS encoding ABC transporter ATP-binding protein has product METDLLKVNNLRTSFQTDEGEVKAVDGVSFTLPKGKTLGIVGESGSGKSITALSILQLLASNGRIQDGEILFKGKNLVDYTSEQMRNIRGNSISMIFQEPMTSLNPVFTVGQQISESLIKHQKLSKKQAMNRSVELLKLVGIPSPEARVKNYPYELSGGMRQRVMIAMALACDPEMLIADEPTTALDVTIQAQILDLIKELQHRLGMSVIFITHDLGVVAETCDFVAVMYAGQVVEYSDVHTLFADPKHPYTIGLLNSLPRHDLEQGKLEPIRGNVPSPRDMPKGCRFAPRCPAATDLCRERLPELIKDDNGNDVRCWIYTDEWDGEAEVNVYGKKRVAQS; this is encoded by the coding sequence ATGGAAACTGATTTATTAAAAGTTAATAATCTCCGAACGTCTTTCCAAACAGACGAGGGCGAAGTGAAAGCTGTCGACGGGGTAAGTTTTACACTGCCAAAAGGAAAGACTTTAGGGATTGTTGGAGAATCAGGCTCTGGAAAAAGTATCACAGCACTTTCAATCTTACAATTACTTGCCTCTAACGGGAGAATTCAAGACGGTGAAATTCTCTTTAAGGGTAAGAACTTAGTAGATTATACAAGTGAACAAATGCGTAATATTCGTGGTAACTCGATTTCAATGATATTTCAAGAACCAATGACATCATTAAATCCAGTCTTTACAGTAGGTCAACAAATTAGTGAATCACTGATTAAACACCAAAAATTATCTAAAAAACAAGCGATGAATCGTTCTGTTGAATTACTAAAACTTGTAGGAATTCCATCTCCAGAAGCGCGTGTGAAAAATTACCCGTACGAACTTTCTGGTGGAATGCGTCAACGTGTGATGATTGCAATGGCATTAGCATGTGATCCAGAAATGTTAATTGCGGATGAGCCGACAACTGCGCTCGATGTAACAATTCAGGCACAAATACTCGATTTGATAAAAGAATTACAGCATCGTTTAGGGATGTCAGTAATCTTTATTACACACGACCTTGGAGTTGTAGCTGAAACATGTGATTTCGTTGCAGTTATGTATGCCGGCCAAGTTGTTGAATATTCGGATGTACATACGTTATTTGCAGATCCAAAGCATCCTTATACAATTGGTCTGTTAAACTCGTTGCCGCGACATGATTTAGAACAAGGAAAGTTAGAGCCGATTCGCGGAAACGTTCCAAGTCCGCGCGATATGCCCAAAGGGTGCAGATTTGCTCCGAGATGTCCAGCTGCAACAGACTTATGCAGGGAGAGATTACCTGAACTAATCAAAGACGACAACGGGAACGACGTTCGTTGTTGGATTTATACTGATGAATGGGACGGAGAAGCGGAGGTAAACGTTTATGGCAAAAAAAGAGTTGCTCAAAGTTGA
- a CDS encoding metal-sulfur cluster assembly factor yields the protein MSQEMKDSMMGAIENVIDPELGIDIVNLGLIYDVELDDEGKAIVTMTLTSMGCPMGPQIVANIKQELMELPEVKDVDVNIVWNPPWSKDKMSRYAKMALGVR from the coding sequence ATGAGTCAAGAAATGAAAGATAGTATGATGGGTGCAATTGAAAACGTAATTGACCCAGAACTTGGTATAGATATTGTAAACCTAGGACTTATTTATGATGTAGAATTAGACGATGAAGGTAAGGCAATCGTAACGATGACACTTACATCAATGGGATGTCCGATGGGGCCGCAAATTGTGGCGAATATTAAACAAGAACTTATGGAGCTTCCAGAAGTAAAAGACGTTGACGTAAATATCGTCTGGAATCCTCCGTGGTCAAAAGATAAAATGTCACGCTATGCAAAAATGGCACTAGGCGTTAGATAA
- a CDS encoding Cof-type HAD-IIB family hydrolase has translation MKPHLIVLDLDGTLLTDDKVITEKTVHSIQKAKQQGHHVMFATGRPYRATESYYHQLGLNTPVVNFNGAFVHHPLDSSWKTIHETLSLSLVKEVMDAMQQFPWHNVVAEVLDDVYVHYHDEKVLNNFKKMGQSNVTTGDLQQYLQDDPTSILIQADESDITAIQSHLSQVHAEVVGHRFWNAPWGHVVEVFRSGLSKAAGLAHVSKWMDIPKERIIAFGDENNDLEMIDYVGHGVAMANGIDELKSIADEVTKATNNEDGIAEVLNNRLKL, from the coding sequence TTGAAACCACATTTAATCGTTCTCGACTTGGACGGAACGTTACTGACAGATGATAAAGTGATTACAGAAAAGACTGTACACTCGATACAAAAAGCAAAACAACAAGGTCATCATGTGATGTTTGCGACTGGAAGACCTTACCGTGCGACGGAGTCTTATTATCACCAGCTGGGATTAAATACACCTGTTGTTAATTTTAACGGCGCCTTTGTGCATCATCCACTTGATTCTTCTTGGAAAACGATTCATGAAACGTTATCCTTATCTCTTGTGAAAGAAGTAATGGATGCGATGCAACAATTCCCTTGGCATAATGTCGTCGCGGAGGTTTTGGATGATGTTTATGTCCATTATCACGACGAAAAAGTGTTAAATAATTTCAAAAAAATGGGGCAATCGAATGTGACGACTGGGGACCTTCAACAATACTTACAAGACGACCCTACTTCAATACTGATTCAGGCGGACGAATCTGATATCACAGCGATACAATCACATTTAAGTCAAGTACATGCCGAAGTCGTGGGTCATCGATTTTGGAACGCACCTTGGGGCCATGTCGTTGAAGTATTTCGCAGTGGACTCAGTAAAGCTGCTGGCCTAGCACATGTCTCCAAATGGATGGATATTCCAAAAGAACGTATCATTGCTTTTGGCGATGAAAACAATGATCTTGAAATGATTGACTATGTAGGTCATGGTGTCGCAATGGCAAATGGAATTGATGAACTTAAATCAATCGCTGACGAAGTAACGAAAGCTACAAATAATGAAGACGGTATTGCAGAAGTCTTGAACAATCGTTTAAAATTATAG
- a CDS encoding prolyl oligopeptidase family serine peptidase, whose product MIIKEEMWRNIPLLHIVESEFENIDVPVAIFLHGFTSAKEHNLHYAYNLAKEGIRVLLPDAHLHGVRSENLDEVELALRFWEIVMTNIEELKVLHNEIKERGLSTSAKIGVGGTSMGGISTLGSLKIYDWIDASIIMMGAPGFVDLAKAQIHEFEQKGFTLPVTAEEKNQLLENISLFDITRDPFSLKGRPVYFWHGKNDQVVPYGPTFKFYKEVKETYSDRPNDFVFVTDNNAAHAVTRTGMLDAVSWLASHLNE is encoded by the coding sequence ATGATTATTAAAGAAGAAATGTGGCGCAACATCCCACTTTTACATATTGTCGAAAGTGAATTTGAAAATATAGATGTGCCAGTTGCTATTTTTTTACATGGATTTACGAGCGCAAAAGAGCATAACTTACATTATGCTTATAATCTTGCTAAAGAAGGGATTCGAGTGCTATTACCTGATGCTCACTTACATGGCGTTCGGTCGGAAAACCTTGATGAAGTAGAACTTGCTTTGCGATTTTGGGAAATCGTCATGACAAATATTGAAGAACTTAAGGTTTTGCACAATGAGATAAAGGAACGTGGGCTTTCCACCTCGGCAAAAATAGGTGTAGGTGGGACTTCTATGGGAGGTATTTCTACGCTTGGTTCCCTTAAAATTTACGATTGGATCGATGCATCTATTATTATGATGGGGGCGCCCGGTTTTGTTGATTTAGCAAAAGCGCAAATACATGAGTTTGAACAAAAAGGATTTACATTACCTGTAACAGCAGAAGAGAAAAATCAATTACTAGAGAATATTTCTCTATTTGATATTACAAGAGACCCCTTCTCTTTAAAGGGAAGGCCAGTTTATTTTTGGCATGGTAAAAATGACCAAGTTGTCCCGTACGGACCGACTTTTAAATTTTATAAGGAAGTAAAAGAAACATATTCTGATAGACCGAATGATTTTGTTTTTGTCACTGATAACAACGCAGCACATGCGGTGACACGTACAGGCATGCTAGATGCGGTCAGTTGGCTTGCAAGTCATTTGAATGAATAA
- a CDS encoding CoA-disulfide reductase: MKIIIVGAIAGGSTVASQIRRTLPNASITLIGSDSRIGYGSCGMPFVIGGLIEDKEKIGGPNPKRFSETRNIRTLVKHQVTSINRKSKTVEVCNLETNETFQVSYDKLILSTGCHSRVPSLKGLGDLPFFTLKSYADMEEIVRYLDTEKPQSCAVMGGGFIGIELVENFIRRGIQTALILRGNRVMSSMDKEITDVLYEEMKANDVDFYFNDEIERIEGNRLIMKNGVAIKTDFLVASIGVIPNTSLAIESGLTIGVTDGVVVNEYMQTDDPDIYAIGDIAECIDWVTGKPKRVQLAWHAHRQAFIVSSHLADRPVKLNPFLGTTITKLFSLTAGMVGLSEQDLRAEGFDFDTVSHEGRTNAGYYPDHGTILIRVHFDRNTRQILGAQAVGNKGVDKRLDILVTAMMGNMTVDDLAALELSYSPPYSSPKDPINLVGYKANL, from the coding sequence TTGAAAATAATTATTGTCGGTGCAATTGCTGGTGGATCTACTGTTGCCTCTCAAATCAGAAGAACTTTGCCAAATGCTTCGATTACACTAATCGGTTCTGACTCAAGGATTGGGTATGGATCTTGTGGTATGCCTTTTGTCATTGGTGGGCTGATAGAGGACAAAGAGAAAATCGGAGGTCCAAATCCTAAACGATTTAGCGAAACTCGAAATATTCGTACATTGGTCAAACACCAAGTCACTTCAATTAATCGCAAGTCTAAGACTGTTGAAGTATGTAACTTAGAAACAAATGAAACTTTTCAAGTATCCTATGACAAACTCATTCTATCCACAGGTTGTCATTCTCGTGTTCCTTCATTAAAAGGGTTAGGTGATTTACCATTTTTCACACTGAAAAGCTACGCTGATATGGAAGAAATCGTCCGTTATCTCGATACTGAAAAACCTCAATCTTGTGCCGTGATGGGCGGTGGTTTCATCGGTATCGAACTCGTTGAAAACTTTATTCGCCGTGGCATTCAAACTGCGCTCATTTTACGTGGCAATCGCGTCATGAGTTCAATGGATAAAGAAATAACAGACGTTCTATATGAAGAAATGAAAGCAAATGATGTAGATTTTTATTTTAACGATGAAATAGAACGGATTGAGGGTAATCGACTGATTATGAAAAACGGCGTTGCGATCAAAACCGACTTTCTCGTTGCAAGTATTGGCGTAATCCCTAATACATCGTTAGCGATTGAAAGTGGCCTTACAATTGGCGTCACTGATGGCGTTGTTGTGAATGAATACATGCAAACAGACGACCCAGATATTTATGCCATTGGAGATATTGCTGAATGTATAGACTGGGTAACTGGGAAACCAAAACGAGTGCAACTCGCATGGCATGCACATAGACAAGCATTTATCGTTTCAAGTCATCTTGCAGATCGTCCTGTGAAATTGAATCCTTTTTTAGGGACTACGATCACGAAACTTTTCTCTTTGACGGCTGGAATGGTTGGTTTATCAGAGCAAGATCTTCGTGCGGAAGGATTCGATTTTGACACAGTTTCACACGAGGGACGAACGAATGCAGGTTATTACCCTGACCATGGCACAATCTTAATACGGGTCCATTTTGACCGAAATACGAGACAAATCCTAGGAGCCCAAGCAGTTGGGAATAAAGGGGTAGACAAACGATTGGATATTCTCGTAACCGCAATGATGGGCAATATGACTGTTGATGACTTAGCCGCACTTGAATTAAGCTATTCCCCACCCTATTCATCACCGAAAGATCCGATTAATTTGGTTGGTTATAAAGCGAACCTTTGA